From one Pseudopipra pipra isolate bDixPip1 chromosome 2, bDixPip1.hap1, whole genome shotgun sequence genomic stretch:
- the RABL3 gene encoding rab-like protein 3 isoform X1, with translation MAALDRVKVLVLGDSGVGKSSLVHLLCHNQVLGNPSWTVGCSVDVRIHDYREGTPEEKTYYIELWDVGGSVGSATSVKSTRAVFYNLLNGIILVHDLTNKKSSQNLYRWTLEALNRDVAPTGVLVTNGDYDREQFADNQIPLLVIGTKLDQIPETKRNEVLTRTAFLAEDFNAEEINLDCTNPRYLAAGSSNAVKLSRFFDKVIEKRYFLRDGNQIPGFSERKRFGGGTLKSLHYD, from the exons ATGGCGGCTCTGGACAGGGTCAAGGTGCTGGTGTTGGGCGACTCCG GTGTCGGAAAATCTTCACTCGTTCACCTGTTGTGCCACAACCAGGTGCTGGGAAACCCGTCCTGGACAGTGGGTTGCTCCGTGGATGTGCGA ATCCATGACTACAGAGAAGGGACTCCAGAAGAGAAGACTTACTACATTGAGCTGTGGGATGTTGGAGGTTCAGTGGGTAGTGCCACTAGTGTGAAAAGCACACGAGCAGTATTCTATAACTTGCTAAATG GGATAATTTTAGTGCATGACTTAACCAACAAGAAATCATCCCAGAATTTGTATCGCTGGACTTTGGAAGCACTCAACAGAGATGTTGCTCCAACAGGAGTTCTTGTGACGAATGG TGACTATGACCGTGAACAGTTTGCTGATAACCAGATTCCACTGCTGGTAATAGGAACTAAGCTGGATCAGATCCCAGAAACTAAGCGGAATGAAGTTTTGACCAGAACAGCTTTCTTGGCTGAGGATTTCAATGCTGAAGAGATAAATTTG GATTGCACCAATCCTCGTTACCTGGCTGCAGGTTCATCCAATGCTGTCAAACTAAGCAGGTTTTTTGATAAG GTGATAGAGAAGAGATACTTCTTAAGAGATGGCAATCAG ATTCCTGGCttctctgaaaggaaaaggttTGGAGGAGGAACACTGAAGAGCCTTCATTATGACTGA
- the RABL3 gene encoding rab-like protein 3 isoform X2, whose product MAALDRVKVLVLGDSGVGKSSLVHLLCHNQVLGNPSWTVGCSVDVRIHDYREGTPEEKTYYIELWDVGGSVGSATSVKSTRAVFYNLLNGIILVHDLTNKKSSQNLYRWTLEALNRDVAPTGVLVTNGDYDREQFADNQIPLLVIGTKLDQIPETKRNEVLTRTAFLAEDFNAEEINLDCTNPRYLAAGSSNAVKLSRFFDKIPGFSERKRFGGGTLKSLHYD is encoded by the exons ATGGCGGCTCTGGACAGGGTCAAGGTGCTGGTGTTGGGCGACTCCG GTGTCGGAAAATCTTCACTCGTTCACCTGTTGTGCCACAACCAGGTGCTGGGAAACCCGTCCTGGACAGTGGGTTGCTCCGTGGATGTGCGA ATCCATGACTACAGAGAAGGGACTCCAGAAGAGAAGACTTACTACATTGAGCTGTGGGATGTTGGAGGTTCAGTGGGTAGTGCCACTAGTGTGAAAAGCACACGAGCAGTATTCTATAACTTGCTAAATG GGATAATTTTAGTGCATGACTTAACCAACAAGAAATCATCCCAGAATTTGTATCGCTGGACTTTGGAAGCACTCAACAGAGATGTTGCTCCAACAGGAGTTCTTGTGACGAATGG TGACTATGACCGTGAACAGTTTGCTGATAACCAGATTCCACTGCTGGTAATAGGAACTAAGCTGGATCAGATCCCAGAAACTAAGCGGAATGAAGTTTTGACCAGAACAGCTTTCTTGGCTGAGGATTTCAATGCTGAAGAGATAAATTTG GATTGCACCAATCCTCGTTACCTGGCTGCAGGTTCATCCAATGCTGTCAAACTAAGCAGGTTTTTTGATAAG ATTCCTGGCttctctgaaaggaaaaggttTGGAGGAGGAACACTGAAGAGCCTTCATTATGACTGA